A portion of the Lysinibacillus timonensis genome contains these proteins:
- a CDS encoding DUF418 domain-containing protein: protein MDFQPTKLNERINSIDIIRGFSLLGILLVNIFAFYLPMPYIDLQSWFTEAMDIIWHQTLDIYVQSSFYPLFSMIFGYGLAMQYMKAQINETRFYPFASKRLVILFVLGMLHAIFIWWGDILATYAFCGFFLIMFIRYNSKILLSIGLAIYGFMLAMMLLIFSLTGAANVEIDGIAVDLVAVESAITAYGIGDWGDAFMQRLNDLSLQMNPAMWITSLFTILPYMLIGAAAAKWRLIERAKNLKVFWISIAVLSIAIGLTIKSAPFMFTRTYLLEYLKVYLGGPLLAVGYLALLVCICMIPYSTKVLNPIGQVGRMSLTIYIMQSIICTVLFYDFGFGLYGHINVQLGVLIAVAIFIAQIIFALIWFMKFKQGPLEAAVKKIIYRKILSEK from the coding sequence GTGGACTTCCAACCTACAAAGTTAAATGAAAGAATAAACTCTATAGATATTATTAGAGGGTTTAGTTTGCTAGGCATTTTATTAGTAAATATATTTGCATTTTACTTGCCGATGCCTTATATCGACTTACAATCGTGGTTCACTGAAGCGATGGACATTATATGGCATCAGACATTGGATATATATGTGCAAAGTAGCTTTTATCCGTTATTTTCTATGATTTTTGGATATGGACTGGCTATGCAATATATGAAAGCACAGATTAATGAGACAAGATTCTATCCTTTTGCTTCTAAAAGGTTAGTGATTCTGTTTGTTCTTGGAATGTTACACGCTATTTTTATATGGTGGGGGGATATTTTAGCGACCTATGCTTTCTGTGGTTTCTTCTTAATCATGTTCATCCGGTATAATAGTAAAATTTTATTATCGATTGGTTTAGCTATTTATGGATTCATGCTTGCCATGATGCTATTAATTTTTTCCCTAACAGGGGCTGCGAATGTTGAAATTGATGGAATAGCGGTTGATCTTGTAGCTGTGGAGAGCGCAATAACAGCGTATGGTATAGGTGATTGGGGAGATGCCTTTATGCAAAGGCTAAACGATCTATCTTTACAAATGAACCCAGCAATGTGGATTACGTCACTTTTTACCATCTTACCTTATATGCTGATCGGTGCTGCAGCGGCTAAGTGGCGCTTAATTGAACGCGCGAAAAATTTAAAGGTATTTTGGATATCAATTGCTGTTCTCTCTATTGCGATTGGATTAACCATTAAAAGTGCACCATTTATGTTTACTCGAACATATTTACTTGAGTATTTAAAAGTTTATTTAGGTGGGCCGCTTTTAGCAGTAGGATACCTTGCATTACTTGTTTGTATTTGTATGATTCCTTATTCTACGAAAGTGCTTAATCCAATTGGTCAAGTTGGTCGTATGTCGTTAACGATTTATATTATGCAATCAATTATTTGTACAGTGCTTTTCTATGACTTTGGATTTGGTTTATATGGACATATTAATGTGCAATTAGGCGTTCTCATTGCCGTAGCAATTTTTATTGCTCAAATTATCTTTGCACTTATTTGGTTTATGAAATTTAAGCAAGGTCCGCTTGAAGCAGCAGTTAAGAAAATAATCTATAGAAAAATATTGTCGGAAAAGTAG
- a CDS encoding fumarylacetoacetate hydrolase family protein, translated as MKILSFKVNGEVKFGPKVKKEEAVWDVLAIQKDLKVLPSFPTEIIDGIALGFDFVEQIRKLVEVAKQSNSTNDYKCAFSEIEWLSPIPRTPKNIICIGKNYDEHAKEMGAKAAPKDLLVFTKAPTSIAADNEVLPVHATKTDSLDYEGELAVVIGKRGKDIPKNQAYDYIFGYTIANDLSARDVQYRHGQFFLGKTLDGTCPIGPYVVSKDEIPDPQNLTIVTKVNGEIRQNGSTKDMMFYIDELVSILSQYVTLEPGDIILTGTPAGVGKGMNPPTYLKAGDEVKISIEGIGTLVNRFE; from the coding sequence ATGAAGATTCTATCTTTTAAAGTAAATGGTGAAGTGAAATTTGGTCCAAAAGTGAAAAAAGAAGAGGCAGTATGGGATGTATTAGCCATTCAAAAAGATTTAAAGGTTTTACCTTCTTTTCCAACAGAAATTATTGACGGTATTGCTTTAGGGTTTGATTTTGTAGAGCAAATTCGTAAACTTGTTGAGGTGGCAAAACAATCTAATTCAACAAATGACTATAAATGTGCTTTTTCCGAAATTGAATGGTTATCGCCAATTCCTAGAACACCGAAAAATATCATTTGTATTGGTAAAAATTATGATGAACATGCAAAAGAAATGGGGGCAAAGGCAGCTCCAAAAGATCTACTCGTTTTTACAAAAGCCCCTACATCAATTGCTGCAGATAATGAAGTATTACCAGTTCACGCAACGAAAACCGATTCTTTAGATTACGAAGGTGAGCTTGCAGTTGTCATTGGTAAACGCGGAAAAGATATTCCTAAAAATCAAGCTTATGATTATATTTTTGGTTATACAATCGCAAATGATCTATCAGCACGTGACGTTCAATACCGCCATGGCCAATTTTTCTTAGGAAAAACATTAGATGGTACTTGTCCAATAGGGCCGTATGTAGTTAGTAAGGATGAGATTCCGGATCCTCAAAACTTGACGATCGTAACAAAAGTCAACGGAGAGATTCGTCAAAATGGTTCAACAAAAGATATGATGTTTTATATCGATGAATTAGTGTCAATATTATCTCAATATGTAACGTTAGAGCCTGGCGATATTATCTTAACTGGTACGCCTGCGGGAGTAGGAAAAGGGATGAACCCGCCAACTTACTTAAAAGCTGGAGATGAAGTGAAAATCTCTATTGAAGGCATCGGCACTTTAGTCAATCGTTTTGAATAA
- a CDS encoding YisL family protein, which produces MGFLTASTHLHITTWVIAIVLFLIAAFASKSKGIHMALRLFYILIIITGVALFITMMGSGMGMQYGIKFILGILVIGMMEMILVKQAKNKPTGVYWVLFAIFLFATLYFGFSLPMGFRLF; this is translated from the coding sequence ATGGGTTTTCTAACAGCCTCAACACATTTACACATCACTACATGGGTTATTGCAATCGTTTTATTTTTAATAGCAGCATTTGCTTCAAAATCTAAAGGTATCCATATGGCCCTAAGATTGTTTTATATTTTAATTATCATCACTGGTGTCGCATTGTTTATTACTATGATGGGTTCTGGGATGGGCATGCAATATGGAATCAAGTTTATCTTAGGTATATTAGTTATCGGTATGATGGAAATGATTTTAGTTAAGCAAGCGAAAAATAAACCAACAGGTGTATACTGGGTATTATTTGCAATCTTCTTATTTGCAACATTATACTTCGGTTTTTCGTTACCAATGGGTTTTAGATTGTTCTAA
- a CDS encoding alpha-amylase family glycosyl hydrolase, with product MKFKKWISTVVATILAASLTVSPVVHAEETKNIADESIYELLVDRFFNSTNANDFNTNPHDPTQFAGGDFTGIIDKLSTITKMGFSIVSLGPIFSTERYDGSLPTSYSEIEPHFGTADELKQLVQVLQNNNIRAMIDFPLSNVSENHEWAQDPNKQDWVLEIIDGKVRWDLTNEEVQTALIDAIVQFVSTYHVGGVRLTNLNGADTAFTNEMIQAIKDVDEDIYVISNEDSDANFDASYYEETNESFRSIYKNVDYDSTGQMKYVEPYVNGEAVPTQLMIDHINTDRFIFDAEAFPPTRLKLALAATFLLPGLPVMQYGTEIAMNGSAGPESHQLYNFKTEEELVEFIKNIQTLRSQSTTLRSGEFELLRNENGFLAFKRSSEEETWIVVINNSGQTTRLDVSSESLGEGKELQAMLDSDVVRENEEGNFPIVLDREIVEIYQVIDEKGINIPYLIALGLVYIIFISFIVAIMRRAKRNRKENE from the coding sequence TTGAAGTTCAAAAAATGGATTAGTACAGTAGTTGCTACAATATTAGCAGCTTCGTTAACTGTATCACCTGTTGTGCATGCTGAAGAAACAAAGAACATTGCTGATGAAAGTATATATGAGTTATTAGTCGATCGTTTCTTTAATAGCACAAATGCAAATGATTTTAATACAAATCCACACGACCCAACTCAATTTGCTGGTGGGGACTTTACTGGAATTATTGATAAATTGTCAACTATTACAAAGATGGGTTTTTCCATTGTTTCGTTGGGCCCAATATTTTCTACTGAACGCTATGATGGCTCACTTCCAACTAGCTATTCAGAAATTGAGCCACACTTTGGAACAGCAGATGAATTAAAGCAATTGGTTCAAGTACTACAAAATAACAACATTAGAGCGATGATTGATTTTCCTTTAAGTAATGTTAGCGAAAACCACGAATGGGCGCAAGATCCAAACAAACAAGATTGGGTTTTAGAAATTATCGATGGCAAAGTTCGTTGGGATTTAACAAATGAAGAAGTGCAAACAGCTTTAATTGACGCAATCGTTCAATTCGTATCCACTTATCACGTTGGTGGTGTTCGTTTAACGAATTTAAATGGGGCAGATACTGCTTTCACTAATGAAATGATTCAGGCTATTAAAGATGTAGATGAAGATATATATGTCATTTCAAATGAAGATAGCGATGCAAATTTTGATGCTTCCTATTATGAGGAAACAAACGAAAGCTTCCGCAGCATCTATAAAAATGTTGATTATGATTCAACAGGTCAAATGAAATATGTTGAGCCTTACGTGAATGGTGAGGCAGTTCCGACACAACTGATGATTGATCATATCAATACAGATCGTTTTATTTTTGATGCTGAAGCATTTCCACCGACACGCCTTAAGTTAGCACTGGCGGCAACGTTTTTACTACCAGGTTTACCTGTTATGCAGTATGGAACAGAAATTGCGATGAATGGCTCAGCTGGTCCGGAATCACACCAATTGTATAATTTCAAAACAGAAGAAGAATTAGTAGAATTTATTAAAAATATCCAAACATTAAGAAGTCAATCCACTACTTTACGAAGTGGTGAATTTGAATTGTTAAGAAATGAAAATGGATTTTTAGCATTCAAACGGTCATCTGAAGAGGAAACTTGGATTGTAGTCATTAACAATTCAGGACAAACAACTCGTCTTGATGTGTCAAGTGAGAGCTTAGGAGAAGGTAAAGAACTGCAAGCTATGCTTGATTCGGATGTTGTTCGTGAAAATGAGGAAGGTAACTTCCCAATTGTTCTTGACCGTGAAATAGTTGAAATTTATCAAGTGATAGATGAGAAAGGAATTAATATTCCATACTTAATTGCTCTTGGATTAGTTTATATTATCTTTATCTCATTTATTGTAGCAATTATGAGAAGAGCAAAACGTAATAGAAAAGAAAATGAATAA